The genomic segment tatgttctatggaggtgtggtgaggaaTGGCaaagggggtgcctcagcgggcccaagccaaggcatcccttccccctgagggacctgCCACACAATGttatatagtatagaatagagtttattcagggcatggggaggggagttaagagggtagtagaggcagagagagtagaggaggccagccatgagcacgtggaaGTGGGGGGGAAGGGGATCAGGGAAAGAGCAAGGGAGGAACAAGAGACCtagagagcgaggagggggcaagcagcctcttttatagtgggccaggcctacctgtctgttgctaggtaactgtggggaggagcttaCCTatctgttgccaggtaactggtgCAGAGCTTAGAATGCTAACATAGAGTATACCAGGACAAAATCAAATAAAGCAGACtatgaatattattattattatatcttaccTTTACATTTTTGTTGTAAAAAGTATATGAACAGAATTTCAAACTTCAGATTAAATTTTCTATCCGTGATGTTTTTACTCAGTACTGTTTTGAAACAAActaattcaaaaagaaaaagagggtttttgttgttgttgttgttttgtaaatgTAACACTGATGCAAGGCCTGGGTTTTATTCAGAGTGATACTTGTTACTAACTCAGCAATAAAATGGATACTACTGTATGGAGATTCTCAACTTAGTGACTAAACTCTGTAGCACTTCCTTCCGGAATCTTGCTGTGACCACAAAGTGACTCTTTTGTTAAGAGTAACAGTCTAGAAACAAAAGAGCTTTTCTCTGCAAGTGTTCTCTGCAGAGGTTATCTGGTCCTGAACACAGAATAAGCCCTGTTTCAGTTCAAAGTGTgagtaactttttttctttttgttttatagaattcttttatttttcttaacaaattCCAGCAGCATATCTCCTTAAAGGATAAATTTATTGCAAACTCGTGGAAGGCTCTTTTATACTCAGTTTATGGGAAAGTTGATAGTATGCCAAGTGACGAGGAGGTAAAGTTAGAGCAGGTAAAGTTAAtcattgtgatttctttttttttttaatcatttaatcaATTGACAATGAATGATTTGTGAAGGACTTAATTTAAATtagaataaagtagaaaatattgCTTATTGGGTTGAAAAGAAGAGTGACAGAGCAATATAGCAAAACACTGGATTCAGGAGCCCAATATTTTATTGGTCTGtttcagttcaaagccagctctgCCACTTTGTAGCTGTGTGACTTCAAgcaagttacttaacctctctagCTCATTTGtcttatctgtaaaatgtagAGAATACTACAACTGGCAAAGGCTCCTGTGGTTATTATGAGGGTTTAATGTATTGATGCACAGATGGTATTAAGACATCAAAGTAATACATTCAATAAGTAATACAGTTATTTCTCCTAACTGTGGCTTCTGTTCAAATTGTAAAACTGTATTTATGGATGACTTGAGAATGCTCAGGAGAGTAATGATAAAACTTCAGCAGAATTCTATAAATTACCTATAAAAGGTAATGTAGTCAGTTTTATTAATGCAGAAGTTCAGATCTTGAGCTCGGTGCAAGTCATAGATTGGATTGTTTTCACCATACTTGTGGTATATATTATCAAACTTCATTAAAATCCAGTTTTATGTCCCCACTGGTTCTATATTGGAGAAGTCTTCTTCCACTCAGGTCATGATTCTTGACCTGAGTATACACTTGtttcatgaattttattttagtaagttATATGTAAcgtttttagttattttattacgttcattatttattattatgccctattatgatttattttaaaatgctagaGCCTATTGACATTGCAATATGGTGTAATCATCTACAAACGGCTGTATTCATGGCTATCTTCGGATGGATGTGGTCTATGGTTCTCAGGGCAGGCATGCTTCATCAAGCCGTAAAGCTCCAAAGCTGATTTGCCTTTGGGTTagtcagtgtttttgtttgtttgtttgtttgttttgttttgttttttgtagtcatctattttaacatttttctttaagggtgGTCTTGTTCCTTTCTGTGATGAAGATGAAAACAGTGTCCCTACCCCTGAGGAAAACTTACCAGACAATTTTCCTGAGCCAGAACATATTGTAGAGCAGATATGGTGCCGGGTTCTAGATGATGACTTAGTTGTTGGTGCGAAAGTCACATCTTTGAAGCTGTaagtaaattttaatgtaataatgCCACAGTAATGCTGCATACCAGCGCTGCCTAATAGACATCAGCACAAGGCATGTGTAATTTTAATTGTTCTAGTAGccttattaaaaattgaaaaaaaaaaaaacaagtggaaTTAACTTTAACATTTGATTGGAGACCTTCTGCCCAAAGTTTCATTTCCATTactctctgccttcctgcctgctgaAAATTTAGTTCTTAACTATGCCAACAAAGTTGCTGTTTTCTTCATTGTACAATTTGTGTATGATATTCAGAAAATCATAATATCAACAGTATAATTATTATAAGTTGTTTCTTTAAAGTTCTTTGTgtaatttttagtatattttgCCTTGAAATGATTTTTCCATAGGAATGATAGGAcaacttttgttagttttgtaaactttagattttttttttaaaagagaacatgtagaataaaccaaattcttttttcccccacagaTCTAATGAGATGGCTTTATCACTGATAACGGATCAAGGCAACAGGTCCAGTTTTCATCTTATGAAGTGTCAAAGTCAGGTGATTACTTTGAGTATGAATTCTTTTCCAGAAGCATACTTGATGTCAAAAGAAACAGGACCAGAGATCAAAAGGATGAAGTTGACCTCTGGTAGCAAGGAAGAGGAAAGCTCTTTTTGTGGACAATCATCTAAGGCAGAAGCTGCACACATAATCACTGCCACAATTTCTCTTTCACCACTTTTAGTATTCAACAAATTGTGTTGCACTGTGCTGCTAAATATTGGTGACAGAGATAATCCTAAAAATACTGTGCATGATTATATTGTCTGTGGCAACCTTGATTTTAATCTACAAGATCTGTATAGTGAGAACCACCTACTGGCATTCCCGAAGAAGCAATCAATAGGTAATTTGATgggtaatttttgttgttgtttgcttaatTGAATCAGAAGATTTGGAAAAATGGTTGCTAGTAGACAGAATTCAAGGCTAGAACTTGCAATGTGTTTTTCTTGTAGAACATATGGAGGATCTTTTTTCACTTCTTGGAGTATTGCCCAAGTACCCCTTCTGTGTCACATCACCTACCCATGCCCCGAATTTTATGAAGGTATGGCTCTTGAAACACATGAAATGTGAAAGAATTCAAGAATGTACAGAAATATACCTTTATAAAAAGCTACGAAATTGTGGAGCACTCTTCTCCTGGGAGCAGCGAACAGCATTTGAAGGAATTTTAACAATATATTGCAGGTAATGCACATCCAGTTCAAACCAGTTCAGAGAAatttgtgtgtctgagtgtctaaTAACAGTCTctcaaagccaggtggtggtggtatatgtcttcattccagcacttgggaggcagatgcaggcagacctctgtaatttaaggccagcctggtctatagagtgagttccaggacagccagggcaacacagagagaccctatgttaaaaaaaaaaaaacagacagacaacatCTCTGTGTAGAATTCTGTGCCAGGACATGTTACGGTCATGGCTTGGTATTGCTTGAATGGATAGAAAACTAATATCTGTTTTagtcttttattgtttttgttttttgaacctAGTAATTATTTTAGAAGTTATCCCTTGTCTATAGTGAATAGTCAGTAAATACTATGCTGCTGTTACTGAGCAAGTGATACATAATCAGGCTAGTAGATTGATTGCTACTAAGGTAATTGGCATAGGACATGTGCATTGATATAATATGCTATCAATGAAGGCATGCATTTTGATTCTATTGATCTTTGTGTTTATGAACAAATATTGATTGCTAGAGCATTTTGCATGTGACTGTTGTGTGTTGTCGCAGTCGTGTCACATCACACTTATCTTTCATTTCAGGAACCAAGGAGTTTTGTTCCAGTGTCTCGACCATCTCATCAGAGTTCTCCCTGAAATATGTTCCTTCAAATACCTGAAGTCTGAAAATGAGGATTTCCTAGTTGATCATTTGTCATCCACTTTGGAGGCAGAACTGGTTaccttttgttctgtttctactTCTGCCTTTGAGTATGTTAGAGGTGGATATATGTATAACTGCAGAACAAGGGAAGCAGATAATAGAGCCACGACTTTTTCAGGGAGAAGGGCCAAAATCCGTCAGTACAAGCGCAAAGTTCAGAGAGATAAGATACTAAAACACCTGAATATGACAGTAAATGGCAGCAGCTATGCAGAGATGACTTTGGCATTAGCTGAGATTCAGTTGAAATCAGACCTAATTGTAAAGACACTGGCCAATTTGTAATTGCACTTTAAAAATcgtgatttaaaaatatttcataattatttacCTCACTTGTTAGCTTTTATTAATATAAAGATTAAAGCTTATTATAATCCCTAGGACCttgtttgtgttattttgttttactgtttttttttttgtagtgtgtatgtgtgatgtaggGTTTTATTCTATAATccaagctgtcctagaactcattctgatACCTGGACTTGTCTTATTGATGACTGAAGAaaccttcctgtctcagcctcttgagtaccaAAATTGCAGGTATGAGCTCTGATGACACAATGTAGTATTTCTAATAGAGCGGCAGTTTATATGTAGTTTTTTGCCTCCCTCTGCTCCTACTAAAGCAAGGGACATTTGTCTATATCCAGgggcttttctttttgtgtgttagAATTTGTTAGGTAGCATGTTATAATGTTTATATAAGGAGATAAAGTGAGACAGGGTAACAATCTGTGTTAGTGACACTTTGGACTGGGTGGTTATCTGTTATGGAGCTTTGTGTTATGCTTAATTGGAGGTTTGGTAGCATCTTTGGCCTCCTCTACCTACTAGATGCCCATAATATCCCCGGCATATCTCTGAGGGGTTGTTATCCTTCAAAGGGATCCTTTGAAATCATTCCTCTATGCAAGGACAGCCCACACAGCTAATAACTAAATCCAATAATCCAAAGAACTGAAATGTGAATAATTTAGGTTGAGAAATCTTTTCTTAAACTTACTacttaagtaaaaatattttgttctattaaaaaaaaacccacttgattctttttgtatattttgctGCTTAGTGGAACATAGCGAGTAAAAACAAGCTTCAAATGGATGAAAATTCAATAAGATTGCCAGAAGCCACAATTTCTTTAAATACCTAGCTCTTCTGGAAAATTAAATATAGTGACAAGTGAGACCAGCATGTGAGGCCCTGGTTATATTGTTTTAATCAGCTGCTCTAAAATTATATAGCTCTGTAGGAATGTAAAGAACTCaggacatggggctggagagatggctcagcagttaagagcactgactgctcttccgaaggtcctgagttcaaatcctagcaaccacatggtggctcacaactacccacaatgagatctgactccctcttctggtgtgtctgaagtcagctacagtgtacttatgcataataataaataaatctttggcggGAGCGAGCAGAGCGAGTGAGGCTGACTGGAGCGAGCAAAGGTCctaaagttcaattcccaacaaccacatgaaggctcacaacatTCACTAGAACCAgcaactagcatcctaattttTAAGTCATTCTAAGTTAAATCCTCCAGTAGCAGATCCCAACAGATCTGCCACCTGAACCAGGGGCCTCCACTACCTACATTTTGGCTTCCTTGTTCTTCTCCTATCCACCAGCCaactttcctctcctcttccaccaCCCAGTTCTCTGacccggaagtcccacctactcgccCATCGCCCAGGGATTGGttccttgaaatctttattcattaggggaagtCACCTAAGTACTGATTCAGTCCTCATCCCAGGCAGCCCCTCTTGTggaagtggaattagcatcaaaatacaaacagccccagggctatccacaacacttCAACACTGTTTCCAGAGGTTAGCCTTAACCTTTAATAAGGTAGCAAATACAAGATCTTTCTTTGGTAGTAATAGCTGATCTGGAACTAGCACAAGACCACCCTCTTGGACTTACTCAGACTGAGAGAAAGGACTTGGTCCTCTGCGGAGGAAAGAACTCTGTTTGAACCCTGCTTGAAGTAACTAGTCCTAATTCTAAAAGCTGAGAATTATAATCACAGGAAATTAAGCCTTGGAATGAGATTAAAAGTAGATAACATTTTCATTGTTACGCTATGAGTCGAACCAAATGCAGTTTTCACTGCATTGCCAattacttcagaaaaaaattatttcttgtgACGAAAATGAAAGGATTCATTGTTTCTGGCTGCTAGCATTGATACTAGCATATActtgaaaaaatgtttaattcctccccctctctgagacagggtcttattgtgTGGTATAAACTGGCTGTATATTCTAGGATGATTTTAACTTAAAAAGCAGTAATTCCTGTTTTAGCTTGAGTGCAGAGATCACctcttgcatgcatgtgtgctacCACCACACAACCTTTGCTTCCCCTCTATTATGTACAGCAGGCCAGCTTCCTTTACATTTTCCTTATTGAGGAGAGCTGTGTGCCAGACCATTTTAGTTGAATCTCAGTATTTCCTGTTGTAGAATATGGAATGATAAATGGAAGGACTATAACTGTCTAACATTTTTCTGTCTTATGTGTTTACAAATCTGAAGAGTTCAGAATTTCAGTGATTTCTTATACCAATAAGAATCCTATGTTCTCAGTTGTCTCCTGTCCTGTAACAAGAGAAGAAacattgatcttttttttttgttgttgttcaatgcATCTTTctgttggaaaagaaaaagtgatttgATGTCCTAGGACTGTTGGTAAAATAGACTGGTATTTTTATGTGACATAGACATAGGGTTATTCAGTTGAGGTTACATCCTTTCCCAGGTTGTGTGAAGTGTTAACCCTTTCTAACCTCTTCTAGCCATCTTATAAAGCAAGGTNNNNNNNNNNNtggggtctgtgtctccttgctgactgctcccggcttaggaactcaccagagagaagatggcagctctcttTAGTGTGATTTTTGAGAacctaatgaaatgttttaagGTTTAGAATGATTGGGCAATTTATGTCAAGTGCAATAATAAAAATCTTCTAAGTTCTCCAAATAGGGAAATTATGCTATagctttatactttaaaaatttagataaaaatagtaaaaacaaaacaaaccattgtTGTATTAGAATCTGAATGGATCCATTACTGGtggaaaaaaatcctttaaaacagGCTTAGTATGCAGTACAGATATGTTGGCCTCCAGAAAGAAGATGAGGATAGCTGTACAGACTAGCCTAGTGTTTTCTGAAACTCATGCCACATGCACAGGGGAGAAGCTAGTGGGAAAATAAAAGTACGAGGAAAAATTATTCATAAGTTTTAGGTAGAATAAGATTGACAGAAACTAATCCCTGCTTGTATACCACTTTTCTGTGGTGAGCATTGTTGAGTGGTATTTATGCCATTTATTGAACAAACATGCCATGTGTTGCTActcaaatttatatttaaattagttaaaatagaatttaaaaattaatttgggaTCCTTACTTGCTGtaacaagattttaaaagcccCATGTGGCTAGTGGCTAGCATTGGTCTGTGCAGAGTAGGACATAGTGGCAGAATGTTTTTTTCTACAGTGCTACTTTAAGGTGTGTACTACTAACTAAGACTTGTTTACTGACAGAAAAACTGATACCCACGCAGGTGAAAAGGTATACCCAAGGTCACATTGCAGGTAAATAgcagagtcaagattttaagcctCCAGTAACGATAACCTTTGCTCTATTGATACTGTGTTTTTCTGCTTATAGTCAGTTTATTAATAAAATAGTCATGACCTGGTAGTTTTATATTGACAaattaatttagtaattttaaaatatagaattataaatacacatttttttaaaactataattttgttaacaCAATTGAAATATGAGGGAAAAGGTTGGCtatatttaaatctatttttaaagatttatttatttatcttatgtatatgagtacactgtagctgtacagatgtctgtgagtcttcatgtggttgttggggattgaattttaggacctctgcttgctccagtcagtcccgctcgctcagtccctgactgctctggctcaaagatgtatttattattgtacactgtagctgccttcagacacaccagaagagggcgtcagatctcattatgggtggttatgagccaccaggtggttgctgggatttgaactaaggaccttctggtttctgttggtaagattccaGAGAtactataaataagaaaacatctaattaaaaaaaaaatgaccttctgaagagcagtcagtgctcttacccactgaaccatcacgCCAGCCTGGCTGTATTTAAATCTTGCAATGGCTATATTCTCAGAGTCAAGTGATAGCAtcatctgcttttttttctcaTAACTGCTTTCCTCCAGCAATAGCTATAATGCACTCTATCCATTTTCTATTTGCTCTCATTGTCTTGTTAGTACTATCACTGTCCAGAATTTTTGTATTGCTATTGCTGGTTTATATTTGGGGATTTCTTAAACCAATGTcagatttttaagaattttttttctttgttttgtcttttaaaccATTTATTTCTCCCGACCAGAAGGTTGGCATCATGCTGGGTGGGTGGCACAAAACACTGTGTGCAGCAAGGTTCCAAGAACAGCTGTGCAAGTGAGACCAGGACTCAAGCAAAGGTAGAACAGTTCCAGCCCACATTAGCTGCACTCGTGTCATAATCGTTGATGTAGACCTGGTCTGGGCTGAGGTGTAAGTGATTAGACAGCAGGCCATACAGCAGCTTGCTGCAGGTGCAATTCTGGACACTGCTGATCTTGCAGATGCTGTGCAGGCTGCAGAGGGTGCAGTCAGTGGTTGCTCCATCTGCTAAATATCCTGATCTGGTCTAGGACTACATGCACTGCTATGTACTGTGCCGGCTTTGCCAGTGACCTGGATACTTTTTGAGACTCACCTAAGTCTTCCAGTGTCTGAAGTATTTGTCATTAATTGGCCATAACAATAGAGGACTTggaattctaaaataaaacatgtaagcTGTCCAGGGTAGAAACcttttgcctttgttttgtttgagtacTCATCATTTGAGGAGAAAAGAGGTGgaaatctgttttctgtttacaGTCGCCATCTCCTGTAATACTTCCAGATGATATTCTTACCAAAAATGCTTTACCTCTTTCAAGATATCAAATGACTCATGAAGTGGAAGATAAAGAGATCTGTCCATTTGGTCCTGTGGTTTTGCCTGTGgtttcattgaatattttctgTACATCTAGGAGCTGAGGATGGAAAGATGACTTGGCTCTTTAAAAAGCTTACACTCTTAGTGAAGAGATAATCACACAGAGCAGTACTCTAGACAGAGTTAAACAAGTGTTCCAAAGAGGCAACTGGAAAGTGCTATGTCCACTAGAAACATGGTCTGAGAAAGAAaggcttcattttaaaaaagatgctATCTTTTGGGAATCTGATAAAAACCAAGAGTGTTCATGTTGGAAGTGGTTATAAGACTGAAGGTATTTTGGTGGTATTTTGTCGGCCGCCtttttccgtccagcggaaataaggaggtaaacatgagctcttctccatgcagtttaatcaggaaccttcatttttacttcttctctagctagcttcttttatattcttctatatcttcttcttacatcttactagttacatctttctactttcttcttacttactcctatttcctacttactcttattccctacatcttactacatacatcttacttctattcttattcttacatcttctatccttacatcttacttctatctttacatcttacttacttactattcttacatacatcttacttctatatctacatacttactcctatctattgcATCTTACTTACTAAcactatatacttactcctaatttctacatacttactcctatctatacatacttactcactacttcttattattctccctccagcccccagcccttgtgggttaaatactttccctggtcccaatcagcatcggctacagtggcaaagcacaataggctgcgagAAAATCATgtcagcttgcatcacaaactagaggcacacagcttttccactaaggcttgtttatctcaatgctctctgttctggccggagaccaggtgttcaatatatatgtatatagggtggcagctgcggctccccacagagtTTTACCTAATGATTTAGGAATAATGCCAGAACAAAAGGtaaatcggggctggagagatggctcagctgttaaaaccACTGGCTACTCttaacagaggtcctgagttcaattcccagcaaccacatggtggctcacaaccatctgtaatgagatctgataccctcttctggtgtatctgaagacagcgacagtgtactca from the Mastomys coucha isolate ucsf_1 chromosome X, UCSF_Mcou_1, whole genome shotgun sequence genome contains:
- the Fancb gene encoding Fanconi anemia group B protein — translated: MPFNELAKFLCYNGEILVFQLSRGEFANLEMPSDPSVLGVKRMIFDRESSTFLLISTVFLNINEKDSHLKILCCNCVSDFRTRINLPCILIQCRKYNSNTFKYYILFLHNLNKLEKLLSFELNHALDENAKIFDGPIVFWQYLNQFFYISSETGKVTNLSVKLSSIEWLGEIETFGLGFLGLAEASEDKCTHELSESDYEFSSSSLCAYALKSQEMLSNSYLIPLAYSHVVTHVHVCATEMVDNQLRMSLIALTRKNQLILFQNGIPVRACQLPFLGPRSVQILDAGKRNRFFIVSFPSKACAVSEKKFKVVAKWEQLNLVLVNDFAGVGTEQVLVVFEDSLDTDHLTSFTLTDFVKIWYSTKPLDCYEDPLAEEEHENYYLVLPALETHLDNSFIFLNKFQQHISLKDKFIANSWKALLYSVYGKVDSMPSDEEVKLEQGGLVPFCDEDENSVPTPEENLPDNFPEPEHIVEQIWCRVLDDDLVVGAKVTSLKLSNEMALSLITDQGNRSSFHLMKCQSQVITLSMNSFPEAYLMSKETGPEIKRMKLTSGSKEEESSFCGQSSKAEAAHIITATISLSPLLVFNKLCCTVLLNIGDRDNPKNTVHDYIVCGNLDFNLQDLYSENHLLAFPKKQSIEHMEDLFSLLGVLPKYPFCVTSPTHAPNFMKVWLLKHMKCERIQECTEIYLYKKLRNCGALFSWEQRTAFEGILTIYCRNQGVLFQCLDHLIRVLPEICSFKYLKSENEDFLVDHLSSTLEAELVTFCSVSTSAFEYVRGGYMYNCRTREADNRATTFSGRRAKIRQYKRKVQRDKILKHLNMTVNGSSYAEMTLALAEIQLKSDLIVKTLANL